From Harpia harpyja isolate bHarHar1 chromosome 21, bHarHar1 primary haplotype, whole genome shotgun sequence, one genomic window encodes:
- the KDM8 gene encoding bifunctional peptidase and arginyl-hydroxylase JMJD5, which translates to MAAPGGREGPAAGPAADGALWAEVRALLPGTEEGLTLALSGEVEDCILPLLRRARGLLYGAAGRPGAAAAAAALRRLGDVLRDYSWEKLNAGPWREVSKAWRQVYAYGCLFGALAEVAAGRPLAPAVRLCDMGLLMGASVLDNVLARLVRVLQARLPRGKRRAAAEGSAKRVRIDPPPVPVVQPEDELPHLHCPSLEHFRDNYLIPQKPVVLEGIMDHWQCMKKWSVDYFCQVAGCRTVPVELGTRYTDEEWSQKLMTVSDFINQYIVNENSVGYLAQHQLFDQIPELKEDISIPDYCCLGEGEEDDITINAWFGPEGTISPLHQDPQQNFLAQVFGRKYIRLCSPQDSENLYPHESQILHNTSQVDVEDPDLVKFPNFRKAAFQSCILMPGQVLFIPVKYWHYVRSLDISFSVSFWWS; encoded by the exons ATGGCGGCGCCCGGCGGCAGGGAgggcccggccgccggccccgcggcggaCGGCGCGCTGTGGGCGGAGGTGCGGGCGCTGCTGCCGGGCACCGAGGAGGGGCTGACCTTGGCGCTGAGCGGCGAGGTGGAGGACTGCATCCTGCCGCTGCTGCGGCGGGCCCGCGGGCTGCTCTACGGCGCGGCgggccggcccggcgcggcggcggcggcggcggccctgcGGCGCCTGGGCGACGTCCTGCGCGACTACTCCTGGGAGAAGCTGAACGCGGGGCCGTGGCGAGAGGTCAGCAAGGCCTGGCGGCAGGTCTACGCCTACGGCTGTCTCTTCGGGGCGCTGGCCGAGGTCGCCGCCGGCCGCCCGCTGGCGCCCGCCGTCCGCCTCTGCGACATGGGGCTGCTCATGGGCGCCTCCGTCCTGGACAACGTCCTCGCCCGCCTCGTCCGCGTCCTGCAGGCGCGCCTGCCCCGCGGGAAGCGCCGCGCCGCGGCCGAGGGGAGCGCCAAG AGGGTCCGGATTGACCCCCCTCCAGTGCCAGTTGTGCAGCCAGAAGATGAGCTTCCGCACCTTCACTGCCCTTCGCTGGAGCATTTCAGAGACAACTACCTCATTCCACAGAAGCCTGTGGTCTTAGAGGGGATTATGGACCACTGGCAGTGTATGAAGAAGTGGAG CGTGGACTATTTTTGTCAAGTCGCAGGGTGCCGCACAGTCCCTGTGGAACTGGGTACCCGATACACAGATGAGGAATGGTCTCAGAAGCTCATGACTGTTAGTGACTTCATCAACCAGTATATTGTGAATGAG AACAGTGTGGGATACCTTGCCCAGCACCAGCTTTTTGATCAG ATCCCAGAATTGAAAGAGGATATCAGTATCCCTGACTACTGCTgcctgggggaaggggaagaagatgACATCACCATTAATGCTTGGTTTGGTCCAGAAGGCACTATCTCACCTCTTCATCAGGATCCCCAGCAAAATTTTTTAGCCCAG GTATTTGGAAGAAAGTATATCCGTCTATGTTCTCCACAAGATTCAGAAAACCTGTACCCACATGAAAGCCAAATTCTTCACAACACTAGTCAG gTTGACGTGGAAGATCCTGACTTAGTTAAGTTTCCCAATTTCAGAAAGGCCGCATTTCAGTCCTGTATTCTGATGCCAGGACAGGTTCTGTTTATTCCAGTTAAATATTGGCACTATGTACGATCGCTTGATATCAGCTTCTCTGTCAGTTTCTGGTGGTCATAG